The genomic DNA CCGGGCGCAACGCAGCGGGCCGGCGGCGCAGCGGCTGGTTTTCCTCCTGCTTCACCTGCTGAGCAGCTCGGCGTACGCCCAGCTGACCGAGGAGCCTTTCGACGCTGGCGCCCTGGCCGCCACCCTGGACACTTTCGTGACTGGCGGCATCCGGGCCCTGGCCGAGGAGGCCGGCGGGGGCAACTGAGCCGGCGGGCACGTGCCGGGCAGCAGCCCAAAAGAAAACAGGCAAGGAGAAAACGATCTCTCCTTACCTGCTCTTTTTTATTTCGCGCTTGGCTCAGACGAAAGCACTCAGGCCAGTGATGGCGCGGCCCACCACCAGGGTATTGATTTCGTTGGTGCCCTCGTAGGAGTATATGGCCTCGGTGTCGGCAAAGTGCTTGGCGACCCCGTGTTCCAGCAGAATGCCGTTCCCCCCAAAGACCTCGCGGGCACGGGCCACCACTTCGCGGCAGCGGGCGGCGGGGTGGACCTTGGCCAGCGAGGCGTGGGCATCGATCATGTGGCCCCCTCGTCGGCCATGTGCGAGAGGCGGGTCACCATGCCCAACATAGCGGTCACATCGGCCAGCATCAGCACCAGGTGGTTTTGAATCAGCTGGAATTCCCCGATGCGCTTGCCAAACTGCTTGCGCTGCTGGGTATAGCTCATAACTTGCACCTTGCATAGCTGAGCGAATAGCCGTGCTGGTGGAGGAATTCTTGCTCTTTTTGAATTTGGCTCAGCAGGTGGTTCAGCCTGACTTCGGGGAACAAGGCGTAGAGAGCCAAGCGTGCAGCTTCCTTCAGGGTCATGTCCTCAGAGCGGTACAGCATGGTCAGGGTGAAGGCCAGGAAGACCATCAAAATCCAGCGGTCCAGACCCCTGGCAGTTCGCAGCGCGAACTGCGCCAACCCAAACTGATGCTTTCCCTCCTTAAAAAAGGATTCCAGCGCCCAGCGCCGTTTTCCTTCAGCAAGGATGTCCTTCCCCTCCAGCAGCTCGGATGACACCGCGAAGAATTCACGGTCCCCACGGTCTATTCTCCCCAGAGACAGCGTTTCCAGAGGCCAGTTGGCGAGGTTGACATACCCTCCGTGCGGACAATCCGCCACTGTCACCCGCCCAGGATGATCCGTGCGTCGGTTGCTCCGCACACCCACCACGAACTCGAAACCTAGACGCTGCACACCTTCCAGAAAGACAGCAGATTCGAATCCGCTGTCCGCCAGTACGCAGACCTGAAAGCGTTTCCCCACGAAGTCTGGCACCTCTTCCAGCAAGTCGAGGGCCAGTGTGACCGGGGTGCTGGTGTGCTTGCCCTGGTAGACCCGGTAAGAAATGGGGAACTTCAGTTCCCCATACTCGGCGAACAGGACCACCAGATGGATGCCGTGCCTGCCGTTGTAGACACTGACATAGGGCAGCTGAGTCCCCACCTTTTCCACCGTGGTCAGATCCACGCTGAGCCGCAGACGAGGTCTGCGTTTGTGACGAGCTGTATCCAGCAGGATGCGCCACTGGAAGTCCTGCATCTCTTCCCAGCAGCGGTCTGAATCCCAGTCGTAGATGTTGAAGAAACGGCTGAGTGCACTGGGGCTGACTCCCTCAGCCTGGCTGAACTTGGTCTTCTGACCTGGACTGTGGAAAAGGTGCAGCGAAGCCTCCAGGCTTCGCCGTTGGTACAGCGTCTCTGGAATATCCAGAACCTGCTGTGCGAAAATACGGACGCGCTCCCCTGAAACCGGTTGATTCACACCTCCAGAATTTCAGCTCTGGGAGCGCTTTTTGTCCGCCTATTCAGGTGCAAGTTCTGAGTTCTTCTGTTCTTCCTGCCTTCCTTGACAGTCAGCAGGTGGCGGTACGCTACGGGCATTTCTATGCCTACCGCTTACTGGAGGCTTTAGGGCTGGACCTCTCTGAAGGCGTCGTCCGAGTTTCAATGGCTCACTACAATTCAATGGACGAAGTAGAGCGCTTGATTGCTGGACTTGAAAAGTTCGGGCTCTAGTCCTGCTCCGAAGGAAACGTTTTGGGAAACTTCAGCGTCCAGAAACACTGTCCTGGACGCCTCAGCACATCTCTAAGAATATTCCCAGATCACGACTTATAAAGCAGATTGACTCATTGTTCTTCTGAAGATCGGCCCGGTCTCTGCCTAGGGTCTGCCTGGAGCTATGGACGGTGTTTTACCTATCCCGCGTAGCCATGCTCCAGCGTTGCAGCGCATCTTCAAAGTCAGGCATCAGCCAGGCCCGTTCGCTGCCCAGGACGCTGTAGTGGGGCCGCGCTGCCGGCAGGTCGAGTTGAGCGGTGGG from Deinococcus sp. Marseille-Q6407 includes the following:
- a CDS encoding aminotransferase class V-fold PLP-dependent enzyme, producing the protein MQVLSSSVLPAFLDSQQVAVRYGHFYAYRLLEALGLDLSEGVVRVSMAHYNSMDEVERLIAGLEKFGL
- a CDS encoding transposase, translated to MNQPVSGERVRIFAQQVLDIPETLYQRRSLEASLHLFHSPGQKTKFSQAEGVSPSALSRFFNIYDWDSDRCWEEMQDFQWRILLDTARHKRRPRLRLSVDLTTVEKVGTQLPYVSVYNGRHGIHLVVLFAEYGELKFPISYRVYQGKHTSTPVTLALDLLEEVPDFVGKRFQVCVLADSGFESAVFLEGVQRLGFEFVVGVRSNRRTDHPGRVTVADCPHGGYVNLANWPLETLSLGRIDRGDREFFAVSSELLEGKDILAEGKRRWALESFFKEGKHQFGLAQFALRTARGLDRWILMVFLAFTLTMLYRSEDMTLKEAARLALYALFPEVRLNHLLSQIQKEQEFLHQHGYSLSYARCKL